A window from Schistosoma haematobium chromosome 1, whole genome shotgun sequence encodes these proteins:
- the DIS3L_1 gene encoding DIS3 mitotic control, variant 2 (EggNog:ENOG410V8M2~COG:J), translating into MVGGYAVLRDKSEKTIKYRTPRGKEVCLTREVYLRDDIPCRSLSCSQIECHQGGYCLPKDLKTYVLIDGFYALNYWELFELEDIKGVIVSLSSVNFVQQQASTKRPYKRIRSSLEDASQTCILFDNEFNRSCFRPPFADESLKDYTTRMNWVAANWYIHHLKGHVSLVFVTDNESRVHTYSSEINTTSCKLTVLDLPGFLQMYYPTLTTAKLLFDSLDVSLRSIQSKDHNLPELSKSENPSESLDSYIMPSAPSIGHVYPEYLPESALAAGLRSGQFLKGILHVSRFRPTTEATVALTDASAVKHQPELKEALAARSEIMIHGLQHRNRAVDGDVVVVRLLPRVHWKTVSSDISAQENCAAEFVSDSSSISGSKPNQDCLDSETLSRSLPCGFVVGVVSRNWRDYVCTYVPKSTESALDPKSESGWIIVTPWDRRIPLIRLHTTQISKLTRERFIVRIDTWDSYSAYPSGHFVQTLGCIGDLETETQTILIEHNLIIRNFTDAQLNELAPLSVQRPWKVDPEEVKKRRDLRSPTISGNPESEDILIFSIDPPGCQDVDDALSVQWLPPIVDEYGKEHKRLQLGVHIADVSYFVPSGSYIDSEARRRSTSIYLADRRYDMLPGLLSGDLCSLWSGRDRYAVSVLWEIDMDSFDISNIWYGRTVIHSNYKLTYELAQRIYDSVTAENISSNSFAMEELVKKLGGLEAVKNDIPELKELNRVVFTFHNIYLLRSFFLCSLIDTSYQFSAKP; encoded by the exons ATGGTTGGTGGATATGCAGTCTTGCGCGATAAGTCAGAAAAGACTATCAAATACAGGACTCCCAGGGGTAAAGAGGTTTGTTTGACAAGAGAAGTCTATCTTCGGGATGACATACCATGTAGAAGTTTGTCATGCTCTCAGATCGAGTGCCATCAAG GTGGATATTGCTTACCAAAAGACTTAAAAACCTATGTTTTAATCGATGGATTTTATGCTCTAAACTACTGGGAACTGTTTGAGCTTGAAGACATAAAGGGTGTTATTGTTTCACTGTCGTCAGTGAATTTC GTTCAGCAACAGGCCTCGACGAAACGCCCATACAAAAGAATACGTTCAAGCCTTGAAGATGCCAGCCAAACATGCATTTTATTCGATAATGAGTTTAATCGCTCCTGTTTTCGTCCTCCTTTTGCAGATGAGAGCCTTAAAGATTACACTACGAG GATGAATTGGGTTGCTGCTAACTGGTACATACATCACTTGAAAGGTCATGTTTCACTAGTTTTCGTAACAGATAACGAAAGTCGTGTCCACACTTATTCATCTGAAATAAACACCACATCGTGTAAATTAACT GTCTTGGACCTACCAGGGTTTTTACAGATGTACTACCCCACGCTCACAACTGCCAAACTTTTGTTTGATTCTTTGGATGTATCACTTCGTTCTATCCAATCCAAAGACCACAATTTACCAGAGCTCTCAAAATCAGAAAATCCTTCAGAGTCTTTGGACTCGTACATCATGCCTTCAG cGCCTTCTATTGGTCACGTATATCCGGAATATTTACCTGAATCGGCTTTAGCTGCCGGTTTACGGTCTGGACAATTTTTGAAGGGCATTCTTCACGTGTCACGTTTTCGACCGACTACTGAAGCCACGGTAGCCTTAACAGA TGCTAGTGCAGTAAAGCACCAACCAGAACTTAAGGAAGCGTTGGCTGCACGGAGTGAGATTATGATTCACGGGCTACAACATCGTAATCGTGCTGTTGATGGAGATGTAGTCGTAGTACGTCTTTTACCCCGTGTTCATTGGAAAACTGTTTCATCCGATATTAGTGCTCAAGAAAACT gtgcagctgaatttgtaagtGATTCATCAAGTATATCCGGAAGCAAACCCAATCAGGATTGTCTTGATTCAGAAACATTATCAAGAAGTCTGCCTTGTGGctttgttgttggtgttgtcaGTCGTAATTGGCGTGATTATGTCTGTACATATGTTCCTAAATCTACTGAAAGTGCATTAGATCCAAAAAGTGAAAGTGGATGGATAATAGTTACTCCATGGGATCGTCGTATTCCCCTCATTCGACTGCATACTACACAAATTTCCAAGCTAACTCGTGAACG TTTCATTGTACGAATCGATACGTGGGACTCGTATTCAGCTTATCCAAGTGGTCATTTTGTTCAAACTCTAGGTTGCATTGGCGATTTGGAAACGGAAACACAAACCATACTAATTGAACATAATTTAATTATTCGAAATTTTACTGATGCACAG CTGAATGAATTAGCACCACTAAGTGTCCAACGCCCTTGGAAAGTTGATCCCGAAGAAGTAAAGAAACGTCGAGATCTTCGATCGCCCACTATTTCAGGAAATCCAGAGTCCGAAGATATACTTATCTTCAGTATTGATCCTCCTGGATGTCAAGATGTAGATGATGCTTTGTCCGTTCAATGGTTACCACCTATCGTCGATGAATATGGAAAAGAACATAAACGTTTGCAACTGGGAGTACacatagctgatgttagttatTTTGTTCCATCTGGTAGTTATATTGATAGTGAAGCTCGAAGACGTTCAACCAGTATTTATTTAGCTGATCGTCGGTATGACATGTTACCAGGTTTGTTAAGCGGAGACTTATGTTCTTTATGGAGCGGGCGTGATCG CTATGCTGTTAGCGTATTATGGGAAATAGATATGGATTCATTCGATATCTCAAATATATGGTATGGTCGTACGGTAATCCATTCAAACTATAAGTTAACCTATGAACTTGCTCAACGCATATACGACTCAGTCACTGCAGAAAACATTTCATCGAATAGCTTTGCAATGGAAGAGCTTGTTAAGAAGTTAGGTGGATTGGAGGCTGTTAAAAATGATATACCTGAATTAAAAGAATTAAACCGGGTAGTTTTTACGTTTCATAATATATACCTGTTACGTTCGTTTTTTTTGTGTTCATTGATCGATACGTCTTATCAATTTAGTGCAAAGCCATAA